One Pullulanibacillus sp. KACC 23026 DNA segment encodes these proteins:
- the dxs gene encoding 1-deoxy-D-xylulose-5-phosphate synthase codes for MELTEIQDPRFLKKMDKQELEALAKQIRMFLIEKLAVTGGHLAPNLGVVELTLALHKLFNSPKDKLIWDVGHQSYVHKILTGRASQFETLRQYKGLCGFPKRSESPHDVWETGHSSTSLSAAMGMAAARDIKGTDEKIIAIIGDGALTGGMALEALNHIGHEKKDIIIVLNDNEMSIAPNVGALHNMLGRLRTAGRYQKVKDDIEYLMKKIPAFGGKIAGAAERVKDTLKYLVVSGIFFEELGITYLGPVDGHNLDNLIENLNYAKKTKGPVLVHVLTQKGKGYYPAESDAVGTWHGTGPYKIESGDLIKPVDAPPSYSKVVGDTLTRLGKEEERLVVITPAMKVGSKLESFASQFPNRFFDVGIAEQHAATMAAGLATQGMKPVLSIYSTFMQRAYDQLIHDICRQNLNVVIAVDRSGLVGADGETHQGVFDVAFLRSIPNIKILMGKDENELQHLIYTALKQDGPVAVRLPRGNGVGVEMDKDLKLLPIGKWEVLKEGKDAVILSYGPSLENALEAHEQLLKKGISVEVINARSIKPMDEEMLKILAKRHLPIVIFEEAVEKGSFGSGVLEFYSQHGEHHVEIEIMGIPDRFIEHGSVSKLLQEIHLTTEDLVEKIKALVPVNEKQRAYLR; via the coding sequence ATGGAACTGACGGAGATTCAAGACCCTCGATTTCTAAAGAAAATGGATAAACAAGAACTTGAGGCGTTAGCAAAACAAATCCGGATGTTTTTAATTGAAAAATTAGCAGTAACAGGCGGACATTTAGCTCCGAATTTAGGAGTGGTTGAATTAACTTTGGCTTTGCATAAACTTTTTAATAGCCCAAAAGATAAATTGATCTGGGATGTCGGCCATCAATCTTATGTCCATAAAATCTTAACAGGCAGAGCCTCACAATTTGAGACACTTCGCCAATATAAAGGATTGTGCGGCTTTCCTAAACGTTCCGAGAGCCCTCATGATGTTTGGGAGACAGGACACAGTTCCACTTCCCTTTCCGCTGCTATGGGAATGGCAGCAGCCCGTGATATAAAAGGCACGGACGAAAAGATCATCGCTATAATCGGAGATGGGGCTCTAACGGGAGGCATGGCATTAGAAGCCCTTAACCATATTGGACATGAGAAGAAAGACATCATTATCGTTTTGAATGATAATGAAATGTCGATTGCTCCAAACGTCGGCGCTTTGCACAATATGCTCGGAAGATTGCGAACAGCAGGGCGATACCAAAAGGTAAAAGATGATATCGAATATTTGATGAAGAAAATCCCTGCCTTTGGCGGAAAGATTGCGGGCGCAGCCGAGCGAGTGAAAGATACACTCAAATATTTAGTTGTATCGGGTATTTTCTTTGAAGAACTCGGTATTACTTATCTCGGACCGGTTGACGGCCATAATTTAGATAATTTAATCGAAAATCTTAACTATGCCAAGAAAACTAAAGGACCGGTCTTAGTTCATGTCTTGACTCAAAAGGGCAAGGGCTATTATCCTGCTGAGTCCGATGCTGTTGGCACATGGCATGGGACGGGCCCTTACAAGATTGAATCCGGGGATCTGATTAAACCAGTCGATGCTCCGCCAAGTTACAGCAAAGTCGTCGGCGATACGCTAACCCGACTCGGAAAAGAAGAGGAGCGCTTGGTAGTGATTACCCCTGCCATGAAAGTGGGATCGAAATTAGAATCCTTTGCTTCCCAATTTCCCAATCGTTTTTTTGATGTTGGAATTGCTGAGCAGCATGCTGCCACCATGGCAGCAGGGCTCGCTACACAAGGTATGAAGCCGGTTCTATCCATTTATTCAACCTTTATGCAGCGAGCTTATGATCAATTGATCCATGATATTTGCCGACAAAACTTAAATGTTGTCATCGCGGTAGATCGTTCAGGGCTTGTTGGAGCCGACGGAGAAACGCATCAAGGTGTGTTTGATGTCGCCTTCTTAAGAAGCATTCCAAATATAAAGATTCTGATGGGTAAGGATGAAAATGAGCTCCAACATTTGATCTACACAGCTCTTAAGCAGGATGGCCCTGTTGCGGTGCGATTGCCAAGAGGAAATGGTGTGGGTGTCGAGATGGACAAGGATCTCAAACTTTTGCCAATCGGCAAATGGGAGGTTCTTAAAGAAGGAAAGGACGCGGTTATTCTTTCTTATGGTCCAAGTCTAGAAAATGCCTTAGAAGCCCATGAACAGCTTCTTAAAAAAGGCATAAGTGTGGAAGTGATTAATGCGCGAAGCATTAAGCCAATGGATGAGGAAATGCTCAAAATACTTGCCAAACGCCATTTACCAATTGTCATTTTTGAAGAAGCTGTTGAAAAAGGAAGCTTCGGAAGCGGTGTGTTAGAGTTCTACAGTCAGCATGGTGAGCATCACGTGGAGATCGAAATCATGGGTATCCCGGATCGGTTTATCGAACATGGCAGTGTCTCGAAGCTTTTGCAAGAGATCCATTTGACGACAGAAGACCTCGTTGAAAAGATCAAAGCGCTTGTACCTGTTAATGAGAAGCAGAGGGCTTACCTGAGATGA
- a CDS encoding TlyA family RNA methyltransferase, with product MKERVDLLLVKRGLFDSREKAQRAIMAGLVYSENERIDKPGTKFEESISLRVKGDPLPYVGRGGLKLEKALKVFDFDVSGKLMLDIGASTGGFTDCALQNGAKRVYALDVGFNQLAWKLRNDERVIVMERTNFRHASPADFKVGQPEVATMDVSFISLKLMLPPLKEILVEEGEAVALIKPQFEAGREDVGKKGIVRDPAVHERVITDILDFASVTGFQCLGLDYSPITGGDGNIEFLAHLKKTDLNTSSLNHSEIEAVVQKAHRELRDNKR from the coding sequence ATGAAGGAACGTGTCGATCTGTTATTAGTGAAACGTGGATTGTTTGACTCGCGAGAAAAAGCACAAAGAGCCATTATGGCTGGCCTTGTATATAGCGAAAATGAACGGATAGATAAGCCTGGCACCAAATTCGAGGAGTCGATCTCCCTGCGCGTTAAAGGGGATCCGCTTCCCTATGTTGGGCGCGGCGGATTAAAGCTTGAGAAGGCCTTGAAAGTATTTGACTTCGATGTTTCTGGGAAACTCATGCTCGATATTGGGGCTTCAACAGGGGGCTTCACAGATTGCGCCCTTCAAAATGGTGCAAAGCGTGTCTATGCCCTTGATGTTGGCTTTAATCAGCTGGCCTGGAAGCTCCGCAATGATGAACGCGTCATCGTCATGGAACGAACCAATTTCCGCCATGCATCACCGGCTGATTTTAAGGTGGGCCAACCTGAAGTCGCAACCATGGATGTTTCGTTTATCTCGCTCAAACTCATGCTGCCGCCGTTAAAAGAGATTCTGGTAGAAGAAGGCGAAGCAGTGGCTCTTATTAAGCCGCAGTTTGAAGCAGGCCGTGAAGATGTGGGTAAGAAGGGGATTGTCAGAGATCCCGCTGTACACGAACGTGTCATTACAGATATCCTTGATTTTGCCTCAGTGACCGGCTTTCAGTGCCTAGGTCTTGATTATTCGCCGATCACAGGTGGAGACGGGAATATTGAATTTCTTGCCCATTTGAAAAAGACTGACTTAAATACGTCCAGCCTGAATCATTCTGAAATTGAAGCAGTTGTGCAAAAAGCTCATCGAGAATTAAGAGACAACAAGAGATGA
- the recN gene encoding DNA repair protein RecN → MLAELRIENFAIIEKLTISFNQGLTVITGETGAGKSIIIDAISLLVGGRGSSEYVRHGTEQADIEALFEIPSDPEHSLNVILKEFGIDVQDDMIILRRTIHKNGKSICRVNGRLVTISQIREIGQYLIDVHGQHEHQELMVADLHIKLLDRMGGEHLETVKKTYTELYDKALAIQKEIEKWSKNEQEAAARLDLLGFQIQEIEAAHLDPEEEPQLLEERQRFANFEKLFKGLNRSYGALNDDHRTLDSFREALFEMETLMGLDAHLDTIYENMSNSFYLLEEQVHQLSQYIDELEYDPSRVDLVEARLDELNHLKRKYGRTIEEVLSYYEDIKKEFDQLTDRDLTIGNLEKQYKELLLSLNQAGDALTKIRQEEAERLDEAINRELKDLYMEKASFKVSIQPIEVTEDIRTFSRHGKERVEFLITTNPGEPLKPLSKIASGGELSRIMLAIKSHFKSYRGTTSIIFDEVDTGVSGRVAQAMGEKIYALSKGSQVFCITHLPQVASMADSHLYISKEVSDNRTTTSVSELKGEEQVAELARMISGVEMTDLTKQHAKELLELAYKRKRE, encoded by the coding sequence ATGTTAGCAGAGCTTCGAATTGAAAACTTTGCCATAATCGAAAAATTGACGATCTCATTTAATCAAGGATTAACGGTTATAACAGGTGAGACAGGAGCAGGGAAGTCCATTATTATTGATGCCATCAGCCTTCTTGTCGGTGGAAGAGGCTCCTCTGAATACGTTCGCCATGGTACGGAGCAAGCCGATATTGAAGCCTTATTTGAGATTCCAAGTGATCCTGAGCATAGTCTTAATGTTATCTTAAAAGAATTCGGAATTGACGTTCAGGACGATATGATCATTCTAAGAAGAACCATACATAAAAATGGAAAAAGTATATGCCGAGTTAACGGCCGCCTTGTTACGATCTCGCAGATTCGTGAAATCGGCCAATATTTAATCGATGTCCATGGTCAGCATGAACACCAGGAATTAATGGTAGCTGATCTTCATATTAAGCTGTTAGACCGAATGGGCGGAGAGCATCTGGAAACGGTCAAAAAAACGTATACAGAGCTCTATGATAAGGCCCTTGCCATTCAAAAGGAAATTGAAAAATGGTCGAAAAATGAACAGGAAGCGGCAGCGCGTCTCGATTTACTTGGTTTTCAAATTCAAGAAATCGAAGCCGCTCATCTTGATCCAGAAGAAGAGCCCCAGCTGCTAGAAGAAAGACAGCGGTTTGCTAACTTTGAGAAATTATTTAAGGGATTAAATCGCAGTTACGGGGCGCTGAACGATGACCATCGAACGTTGGACAGTTTTAGAGAAGCCTTGTTTGAGATGGAAACATTGATGGGGTTAGACGCTCATTTGGATACCATTTATGAGAACATGTCCAACAGCTTTTATTTATTAGAAGAACAGGTCCATCAGTTAAGCCAATATATAGATGAGTTAGAATATGATCCTTCCCGGGTCGATCTAGTTGAAGCGCGGCTGGATGAATTGAATCACCTTAAGAGAAAATACGGACGGACAATTGAAGAAGTCCTTTCCTATTATGAAGATATAAAAAAAGAGTTTGACCAATTAACGGATCGCGATCTCACGATAGGAAACCTTGAGAAACAATATAAGGAGCTTCTATTGTCCCTTAATCAAGCGGGTGATGCCTTAACTAAAATCCGACAAGAAGAGGCCGAGCGATTAGATGAAGCGATTAATCGAGAACTAAAGGACTTGTATATGGAAAAGGCGTCGTTTAAGGTTTCCATTCAGCCAATCGAGGTCACGGAGGATATCCGAACTTTTTCGCGTCATGGAAAGGAACGTGTCGAATTTCTGATCACGACTAACCCAGGCGAACCTTTAAAACCGCTCTCAAAAATTGCTTCTGGCGGTGAATTGTCACGGATTATGCTGGCCATTAAATCGCATTTTAAATCTTATAGAGGCACGACTTCCATCATATTTGATGAAGTGGACACAGGCGTAAGCGGCCGAGTGGCACAAGCCATGGGAGAAAAAATATACGCCCTTTCCAAAGGCTCCCAAGTTTTTTGCATTACCCATTTGCCTCAAGTGGCGTCTATGGCGGATAGCCATCTTTATATTTCAAAAGAAGTTAGTGATAATCGAACGACGACGAGTGTTTCCGAACTGAAGGGTGAGGAACAAGTAGCAGAGCTTGCGCGAATGATCTCAGGCGTTGAAATGACCGATTTAACAAAGCAGCATGCGAAGGAACTACTCGAGCTTGCCTATAAAAGAAAAAGGGAATGA
- the spoIVB gene encoding SpoIVB peptidase, with translation MKKSDWLKQTCGLILLGFLISLGFIQPVQAFINIPQHVTLIDHQKESFPAMASVHSSNQEVVTAFSGKKSISVEGHAVGDSSMIVSVGHFPAKKVDVEVLPDIRLIPGGESIGVKLNSIGVLVVGFHLIHTTNGEESPAETAGLKIGDIITHINKQKVESMSDVKQLVTENGDHALDITILRDEKKKHVTLKPVKDQTDQNYRIGLYIRDSAAGIGTLTFYDPKSKKYGALGHVISDSDTKEPIQVHDGQVLRSEVTGIDKGTSGHPGEKIANFTPNTDPIGDITQNTPFGIYGKLTEVLKNGIYDKPMPIALSNEVKKGPAQILTVVNGQEVKAYDISIVNSVDQKFPATKGLVLKITDPRLLSKTGGIIQGMSGSPIIQDGKIIGAVTHVFVNDPTSGYGCHIEWMLQQAGIGLYQDQKEAS, from the coding sequence ATGAAAAAGTCAGACTGGCTCAAACAGACTTGCGGATTAATTCTCCTTGGCTTCTTGATAAGCCTGGGATTTATACAACCTGTACAAGCTTTTATTAATATTCCACAACATGTCACACTTATAGACCATCAGAAAGAATCCTTTCCTGCAATGGCTTCTGTTCATTCTTCTAATCAAGAGGTTGTCACAGCATTCTCTGGAAAAAAATCAATATCCGTTGAAGGGCATGCCGTCGGAGATTCTTCCATGATTGTTTCCGTCGGTCATTTTCCTGCTAAGAAGGTGGACGTCGAGGTGTTGCCTGATATTCGTTTAATCCCCGGTGGCGAATCCATTGGTGTCAAGCTCAACTCTATTGGGGTCCTAGTCGTCGGCTTTCATTTAATTCACACAACTAACGGAGAGGAATCCCCTGCTGAAACAGCCGGTTTAAAAATTGGCGATATTATTACCCACATCAATAAGCAAAAAGTAGAGAGCATGTCCGATGTTAAGCAACTCGTGACAGAAAATGGTGATCATGCTCTTGATATAACCATACTAAGAGACGAAAAGAAGAAGCACGTAACCCTTAAACCAGTTAAAGATCAAACCGATCAAAACTATCGCATTGGTCTTTACATCAGGGACTCTGCTGCAGGTATCGGGACTTTAACTTTCTATGATCCAAAGAGCAAGAAATATGGGGCATTGGGTCATGTCATCTCTGATTCGGATACAAAGGAACCGATTCAAGTTCATGATGGTCAGGTGCTCCGCTCTGAGGTAACCGGGATCGATAAAGGGACTTCCGGTCATCCTGGAGAAAAAATAGCTAATTTTACTCCAAATACGGATCCGATCGGTGACATTACCCAAAACACACCGTTTGGGATCTATGGGAAGCTGACTGAAGTCCTGAAGAATGGCATTTATGATAAGCCGATGCCGATCGCCCTATCGAATGAGGTTAAAAAAGGCCCGGCGCAAATCTTGACGGTTGTTAATGGTCAAGAAGTAAAAGCTTATGATATTTCTATTGTTAACTCAGTCGACCAAAAATTCCCTGCAACAAAAGGCTTGGTTCTAAAAATTACAGATCCAAGATTACTTTCCAAAACCGGTGGGATCATACAAGGCATGAGTGGAAGTCCAATTATACAAGATGGGAAAATTATTGGAGCGGTCACCCATGTGTTTGTCAATGACCCAACATCAGGATATGGATGCCACATTGAATGGATGCTCCAACAAGCTGGAATAGGATTATATCAGGACCAAAAGGAAGCGAGCTAA